The window CGAGCCAGCTGCTGGTGGCTTGACCgagaggaggagaggaagGAGGAGCTGAGGTGGGGCTCAGGTCAGGAGCGCTGCTGAGGAAGGAGGGGAAGAGAACGGCTGCTCTGTTTTTACCGCTCAAAGGGGAGGGTGAAgagaggttttttttttttttttttttccttgcaagGCAATCAGATTTTCAGACCTTTCTTCATGTATCTGGCGGCTTGGGTCTGGATGGGGAAGGTTTCCCCTTAAATATCACGATTCTATGGTGATTAGAATGGTAGAACACTTTGATCCAAAGGCTAGCAACAtttcctgactcctaactagGGCCGGGGGTTTCCGcgaatttaagaaaatgtttagcgtttagtttcaaaataatattttaaaatcagattttgattataaaaaaaagtgatataaattgttatgtatgaggtccaccctttgactttgtattagttattttgttttgttgtgggtagaattaagttaaagcgtgattttaaaatcacactttgaaaccaaacaaccCATAATACCCGAACCCAAGATAGCATTTTATATGAAAAGACACGTTCCATTAAAATTTCAGATCGTTTCGGTTTCGGGAAGCATGTCAAAAATTCATCCCTCGATACGGTTCGTTTCTAgactaatttaaaataattgacAATTTTGGACGAAATTCCCTTAATATCAccctaatatttttttttaatagacaTGTAGTTGGAGGAGTCAAGAGTCCATAGAAGTTGGCCTTGCACATAAATACAACTCAAGCAATTTTAGAGGAATTATTTCCCCCGACGTCCTGAGCTTGTCTACTTTTCATCATTGCGCATAATTCACTTTTAATTTTGTTCTCCCAGCTTGTTTAGAATCTGGGGGTGGGATACCCACCAAATCAATTCTAACTCGATTGCGCTCGTCATGGCCTCTGGAATTGCTCCATTTGGATCCAAATCGAACCCGAGATGTAGGTTTATATTGTCAATTAAGCTATCTCGATTCCATTGTTTAAACATTCCGAATTCCAGGAATTTTATCTCCCAGCTCCGATCAACTCTCAGGGTGATTTTTGTGCCCGAACGTCAACGACTCGTccatttttaaggaaaaaatacTTTTGGCCAGAATTCCTTTTGTTGAGCCAACTAATTACATCGATTCCTGAAGTATAGAGAAGCAATATTTTTGGTCATTCTTTCTTGAATCGGGAATTCAAAAAGTCATATCTCAAGATCCGAGATGAGTTGGGGCGCCGCAAAATTCCAGAGTGGATCTTTAGGTGTGCTCTATATACcataaaaatttcaagtcGATCTGAATCCCGATGAGTGAATTGCCCGATTAAGATAACAATGTTTGACCAACATTGACCAATGTTGACCTCAATTGATTCGGCTTCTCCAATTGATCTTTTGACTGTCCTTGACTGAACCATATCGGTTTCCGATTGTCAAAACAGCACGTGCTATGAGTCTTGCATTGGTCAATCGTGACAAATGGTTGAGTCTTCCAGTTATCAAGTTTGACTTTGACTTTAACCAAAGTTGACCATTGACCCTCCTTAGTAAGATAACAAAATGGCCCTACCCGACAGGTACCCGACCTGGCCCATCCTGTTTGGGCCGGATTTTACCTGACCGTTTTACAAACAGGGCAGGCATGGGCAAAAGAAAGGATGCCCGAGCGCGGGCCAGGTCGGGCATGGAGATGATGTTGGGCCTGGCCCGACCTGGCCTgtatatcttttttattttttaactataTTAAGCTGGCAGGCATGATCTTTCCATTTCCCAATatcttttcattaattttatttcctgTCATTATCAAAATCTCCCGAACCCCCACTCTCGAAAACAATCTCCCAAACCCACCCTAGCTCCCCCCCGGCACACGCAGCCGCTTGGAGCGCCTTCACTGACAGCTGCTCCGGCTCCGCCTCCGCTGACCGTTCCTCTCCTGCTCCGGGCCGTTCCAGTCCTGCTCAGCAGCTCAGCCTTCGCTGACCGCTGCTCCTGCTCAGCCTCCGCTGACCGTTCCTCTCCTGCTCCGGGCCGTTCCAATCCTGCACAGCCTTCGCCTCCGCTGACCGCTGCTCGAGTTGTGCGTAGCTCACCCTTCTCATTGTGGAGACAAATCTGCTGCTCCTTGCTCGAGCTGCTCCCGTCTCTCGTTGAGCCGCTGCTGGTTGCTCGAATGGTAATTCCTTGCCCGGGCTTTTGATGTGTCAAGTTCAAATGAATTGATGGAGAAGGGACCTGACctatcttctctctctcattgtcaataagatggacacggagaaGACCTCTCCTACTGCGTTGAACAAACCACAGATCACATCATGTCGAAAGAAGAAGGATGATGATGCAACCTTTCTGGAGGATCTGAAGGATCACATGGATGAATTTATCAATGCATCCATGGATGAGCACGAGAGTTGTTTCAAGAAGACTGTTCAGAAGGTCCCCTCCCCTTGTTCCTATTTCAAACTGATAATACTTTCACATTTGACAGTCTTCCTCCTGCTGATCCGGGACCTTTACTTGCAGATGTTTGGAATGTCCAAGGTGGTTGCTGAAAGGAGTACTGCTGCAGAGGAAGTCGAAATCTCTCTCCCGCTTAGAACAGTAGTATCGAAATAGAACAATTTCACATTTCGGTGGTTTTGTCAATGTAATATGATGTTCTTGTGAAAAACTGTAATAATGCCACATGGTTCTCTCCGACTTTTACGTGGCCTGGACCATAATCTATTGAGTGTTTTTGTTCAGACGGGATGGCCACGGACAGATTCCAAGCGAGCTTCCGACCAAGCCCTCTCTCGTCTCTAAGTAACAAGGCGAAGAAGAACGCTATTGAAGGTGGAGGATATTCGAACTTTGAATTGGAAGAACAAAGCCCTTGTTTCTCTGTGTCATCAGTTATTTTTGTTTAACTTTAAAGCGTTATCATGTTTACGTTAACTTCTAGTATGTTAATGCTTACTTTATAATCAACATGAACTATTTCTCTCTTGCTTAGGATTACAATTAATGGAATATCTAATTTAAATTTGTGAACTCTTTTCTTTATGTTATTATCAGTTTCTAATTTGTATTTGTGATATAACTTTTCTATTATTTGATCACCAACTTCATTAATTGGTATAGAAGTACCGAGAAAAAATTGGGATGTTGATTCAAGGATTTGCCAACAATGGCTAAGTTAATTTTAGTTGGAATAAGGGCTAATCAATGAAAAGCAAAAGAATATATCAGAATATTGCCTCGTGTGGCTGGCCAGACTAGGGATTTAGTTCATGATGGATTCCCACCAGAATGAGTATTTAGCTccgagaaaaataggtttgTTAGTGTCAATCCCTGGGCCGGTCTGGACCTGGTTAGGGTTTGTAAGCATGGTTTGTGCTTTATCAAGTAAAATTGTGAGCTTAATTCAGATAGTTTGAATTTGATTCAGATGAATTTTGATGTGTAAATTCGGTTTGAAGAAAGTAAAAACCCCCGAAGTAATTAATTTGTACAAAATGAACTATGAAAGCCATTGATtcagattattattattattattattattattattattgttgctgCAAGTTCTTAAGTTATTGTGATAGGTCAATTTACGCTCCCTATATTGTCTTCCAcgttttcttttaaattattacgAATTAGAGAAGGAAATAGTTAGTCTAACTTTTTTTTGAGTAATTTATtgtaactttttcttttcaaattcagTTGCAATATTTGAACGTAACTAGTTCGCAAAAGAAACTACATCttgcaaaaattaattaattatttagcaGTTTTATTTAGTACCATTTTCGTCAATTGAGCTTTGtaaccgataaaaaaaaaatcattcgtTTGTTGCAATTCTATTGATCCTTCTTCGTTTGACATGATGAAATAggattaataaaataaaaaaaaagaatgactCTCAATTGCTAGACTTTCTTTTTagtaaacttttttttttttgctgataTAGTAGACTTGATTATAATTAAACTTTCCCCTCACATTTGGGGAAAGACCTCCTCCAACTAAACAAGATGGTATTATCTTATATATGACACGGAGatgttaaataatttttcttggcATTAAcatcaagagaaaaaaatcaataaaattatttcatcaaTCATGCATTGATAGTCTTATAAAAAGTAGTTATGTTTAATTATATGAAGTAATTTTgtatttcaattaattattcaaattcagtTGCAATTATTTTAACGTAACTAGTTCGCAATAGATTCTACATTGTACAAAAATtaacaattatttatttagcaGTTTTATTTAGTACCATTTTTGTCAATTGTgctttgtaaccgaaaaataaaaataataaaacaagcTTTAATAAAACTACTAGAAAATGTTACATGACATTAATCGATATTATTATAGATATGAAggtaattataattttctgcAATATTAtcacactatatatatacatcatgtctggcctttctttttttttttgccctttttgttttggtaAATCATCATGGCTTGTGGAAGTAATTTGGGCCATCCTTGCCACATCAGTAACTCCATTAAGCATTAACGGAAAATCTGACGCCAGACTATATCCGGAACAATATGCAAATCATGAGcctttttaaaagaaatattgtAGTCACACATATTCTAGTTTAAGAATGAACAAATTAGAGGTTTGATTCTTATTAATAGGACCATATgccatttatttaaatttaaattttttatattaataaattcatGAGTAttctttgtaaaaaaaaaaaaccttacTATATGTGCTACTTTCGTTGTAAAATTAGTTTTGAGGATTTTCATCTCAATTCATGAGGGTACTTCTATAGTATTCCAGAGGTGTTTTACTAGCGTCCTAATTGCCATTTGATtgctcctctcctctctctctttttcggCAATCAGGCGGTATGAGAGGACATGACTTGACCGTGCGGATCGGATGATATTCCTAGAATTTTCTCGATTCATGAACACGTTTGGCCAGTCACCGTCGTCCAACTAATTCCAGCATCTAGAAAGCTAATCGAAGAGACAGAGAAAAGTGTAGTGCAGTACTCCCCAATATGGGCCCCCTCCAACCACCTTGGGAAACAAAAAAACACTACCTATCAAATGCAATGATGTTCCTCAGCTCAACGGCGTGCATTGCACCTAATGATTAGGGATGGCAATATTTCACACCACACGGATATGATACGAAATTAAACGGGTTTGGATTGGACATTTTTGATAATCGGTCTAAATGAGTCCAATCCGTTTAAACACGATTAATAAGCGTGTATTACCTAGTTGAACTcgtgtaacccgattatacacaattaaacctgtttatttagacatgtttaatcgtgttactataatcatgtaatccgttaacccgtttatgtatttggatttaccaaaatatcattATATAATCCTAACTTCCTAAGTCCCTAACCTAAtatcctttcctttctttcacccAATCCAACACAGCACAACCGTACTTCGACTTTGACTTCTACTTCTCTACTACCCTCCCTCAGATCTCATATACGATTTGATTTCCTTCTTCTCATCCATCAATGGCGAAGTTCTGCTTCTTCGCTCTCATTGCTCTCCTCTCGGTGCACCTCCATTGTCCGCAAATCCACCTCAGATCTCGCCCTCCCCTGCTCCCAAGCTCGCCGCCGACTCCACTCCCACCATCTCCCCTTTGAAGCCCATCGCTTCGCTGGCTCCCGCTCCAGCCAATGCACCTCATGGCTCGATCTCATCCTCACCGTCGTTGTCTCCCTCGGATGCGGCTCCCACCTCTTCCCTGTCCACATCCCCCTCCCCTCCATCTCAATCTtcgtgttaacgtgtaaacatatcgtgttaacgtgtttgggtaaacgagttaatcggaTTAACATGTCGTGTCAATGTATCCGACTAACtgagttgatcggataaacaagTTGTGTTAACATATTCGGATAAcgtttataatcgtgtcgtatatacgtgtacctattatgacacgtttcgataaacgggtttaaacgtgtctaaacgggttgacacggataaaaacgtgtcgtgtatgggtttccaaaacctgacccgtttaataatcgtgtcgtgtacgagttatgacttcgatgacacgaatccgtttagacacgacacgatacgaattgccacccctacTAATGATCTTTCCTAGTTGATCTCCATTTTGATGGATCCGTTCTATCTTTGTTTTGTTGCTTTATCTCTTCCACTTACTAAATGTTTGTTCATGCTAACAATTGCATATTATAGCCAAGTACAGAGTAAGACATCGTTTGGATTGAATCAGGACACGGACATCGCATCCGATGCTAGTAATGAAAACTTAACTCATGAGGAACCTATACATATTTAGTAAAATTGTCTACAAAAGAAATCAATACCACATATAATAAGTAtacttgaaaagaaaaaagaacaagaagatatattacaaaagatatatatagaaaaaaaaaactaagttTTTTCTCGGATTAACAATTAccatatttatgaaattaaagtttgaaaaaccgaaaactatgaaaattgttaatatattttagatgTTGATAGAGATATAAACAAAATCATGAAATGTCAATTGCGATTTGTGATATATCTAAAATAATGcaataaatagaaaatgagAACAACTTATAGCAAACTAGCTACCGACTAGCGTGTTGAGCGAATTTTTgtgagaaaattaattaagcttgatagttttattttaatcaaaagtTTAGACCATCTCCAACCCATGTGTCTCCGAATTGGGCCCACActcattgttatcagaattGAATtagaccggccggttcgaccaGTCAGATCGGGAACCGGCACCATGATCGATCCGGTTCCACCTTTTGACCGGAGATGCACAATTGAATTGCTAAACCCACATAATCGACTGGTTTGAATCTAAAAATCCACTAAACTCGGCGGTCCATGGGTTCAATGgttgaataaatatataaacaaaattaattattgacaATCAATGGTTTTGAACCACTAACCTCTCACTTTATGTGCACACGGACTAACCAACTAGGCAACAATTGTTTGTTGCTTTATTTCTTGATCAATTAGTTTTATTCCTAGATATTATGcatttaattatcattaatactactttaaatgataaaatattatgattaattaaatatgcggtccgacccatcgaatcCCCGATTGAACCCACAAACTCATGAACCCATACACTATCTTGCTCGACGTCTGGTCCGGTTTTGATAACACTGCCCACACTGTCACATGGGCACCACGTAAGATAGAGACAAactacaagaaaaaaagaaacaccTATTCCAATGCAAGTCTCTGAACTCAAGTCTCCAATGTAGGCCcacatacatattatattaattaaatggatataactattattacatataattaatatatacagttaatatttttaattaatttattaatatatattgttaatagttttaattaattaatttaattaaacataactaaaaattaatacgaaaatttaaaatatcatttaaatgaacaataaaaaaatatgtaaattaattaaaattcattacaataaaataacatTACATGACGTTAAAAAAAGTACGCgacgttaaaaaaaaattacaacccattaaaaaaatttaatacgaacgaaaatttaaaaaaatttacaccCCGAAGCGGGTATGGTGAAATTACCATATATGTTCCACTAAGTCCGCTTGTAATTTGAGGTGAAAATGAAGTGGAATTTATAGGAAAAATTTTtgaacaaattacaaaaaaaataaaatcaatttgGCCACTGGTCGGAGACCAACTGCCAGATTTCAGGGTGTTGCTGCCATTGGcaacaatttatttatataaaaaaaaagatggggAAAGAAGGATTCTGCGTGGGGCCAAGCCGACATGTGGCAGCCAGCGATTCGTCTCAGTGCAAAAGCACACGGGCGTGCCTCCCATTGCCACGCGGCAATGAGAGACTCCACCGGGAGCCCGGTGGAGTTGGTCTTACTAAAATTACATTCAAAGGGAAGTATTGACCAAAGCAACTCAACTGAAATTGTGAGGAGATCTCGACTCGTGGTGGAGTAACTAATGGCATGATGATAATCAATGTACAAATAGAAAACAAGATACACCATAATAAACAAGATTGAAAGTGTTACTGAATGGCGTAAAAACATTATTTATAAAACATCAAAAAGTATA of the Punica granatum isolate Tunisia-2019 chromosome 6, ASM765513v2, whole genome shotgun sequence genome contains:
- the LOC116209943 gene encoding uncharacterized protein LOC116209943, coding for MMDTEKTSPTALNKPQITSCRKKKDDDATFLEDLKDHMDEFINASMDEHESCFKKTVQKMFGMSKVVAERSTAAEEVEISLPLRTVVSK